Proteins from one Mesotoga infera genomic window:
- the dapA gene encoding 4-hydroxy-tetrahydrodipicolinate synthase, translating to MDVVGKFGRILIPMSTAFAKDYSIDYEKTRRIASYLIDRKYCDSLVIAGTNGEFYTMSFEEKVRLFAEVKEEVGNRIPLIAGTGTANTHETVELTKEAARLGYDAAMVVVPYYCHPTQEGIYYHFSQVCKSTDLPIMVYNIPLFTASNIEPATLAKLTEFENIIAVKDEAGINPLQTSAFLKATKGKLAIYSGDDLMVLSVMSQGGIGVISGGSHVIGDMMRSMIEEFLSGDAIKASNSFKQLYELFSAFFGRNRRLTNPLPAVKKAFALHSGLDVSRVRPPLMEIEEDEVAVLKDTLRKFGKIS from the coding sequence ATGGATGTTGTGGGAAAGTTTGGAAGAATCCTTATACCAATGAGCACGGCTTTCGCAAAAGACTATTCCATCGATTATGAAAAAACGAGAAGAATAGCCAGCTATTTGATCGATAGGAAATACTGCGATTCACTTGTTATAGCGGGAACAAACGGTGAGTTTTACACGATGAGCTTTGAAGAAAAAGTCAGGCTTTTTGCCGAGGTAAAAGAAGAGGTCGGTAACAGGATTCCGTTGATTGCGGGGACGGGAACGGCAAATACACATGAAACGGTTGAGCTTACCAAAGAAGCTGCCAGATTAGGCTACGATGCGGCAATGGTGGTCGTGCCCTATTACTGTCATCCCACTCAGGAAGGAATATACTATCACTTCTCTCAAGTTTGCAAATCTACAGATCTGCCGATAATGGTGTACAATATTCCGCTTTTCACGGCTTCAAATATCGAACCTGCAACTCTGGCGAAGCTTACGGAATTTGAGAACATCATAGCCGTGAAGGACGAAGCCGGAATCAACCCATTGCAGACTTCGGCCTTTCTGAAAGCGACTAAAGGAAAGTTGGCTATATATTCAGGAGACGATCTAATGGTTCTTTCCGTGATGAGCCAGGGGGGAATCGGGGTTATAAGCGGTGGGTCCCATGTCATAGGCGACATGATGAGAAGCATGATAGAGGAATTTCTTTCTGGCGATGCGATAAAAGCATCAAATAGTTTTAAACAACTCTATGAATTGTTCAGCGCATTCTTTGGTAGAAACAGACGCCTGACGAATCCTTTGCCCGCAGTTAAGAAGGCCTTTGCGCTTCACTCGGGTCTGGATGTCTCGAGAGTTAGACCACCTCTCATGGAAATAGAAGAGGACGAGGTAGCTGTTTTAAAAGATACTCTGAGAAAATTCGGAAAGATTTCCTGA
- a CDS encoding DUF4332 domain-containing protein gives MTKLGIIRGIEPAIENKLKAIGIVSVESLLEACATKKARTELTKKTGIPEEKILTWSNHADLIRIRGVGGKYSKLLEAVGVDTVPELSKRNPENLYLKMIEVNEKEKLVEALPAKKQIIKWVEQAKKLPRVLQY, from the coding sequence GTGACAAAACTGGGTATAATTAGGGGAATCGAACCCGCAATCGAGAATAAGTTGAAAGCGATTGGCATAGTTTCAGTAGAATCTCTTCTAGAAGCCTGTGCAACAAAAAAAGCCCGGACAGAACTCACAAAGAAAACCGGGATTCCTGAAGAGAAGATTCTTACCTGGTCCAATCATGCCGACTTGATCAGAATTCGCGGGGTAGGCGGTAAGTATTCCAAACTTCTGGAAGCCGTTGGAGTCGATACCGTACCGGAATTGTCGAAGCGAAACCCCGAGAACCTTTATTTGAAGATGATCGAGGTTAACGAAAAGGAGAAACTGGTTGAGGCTCTTCCGGCCAAAAAGCAGATCATAAAGTGGGTGGAGCAGGCCAAAAAACTACCTCGAGTTCTTCAATACTGA
- a CDS encoding GyrI-like domain-containing protein — protein MPRVSTIGILKRSEQSTLVVRATTSVQNLPGLIGKSYGEITAYLGELGEFPADIPFVAYHNMDTQNLDVEIGFPVSSKLPGRGDIVQGSIPEGLNVFSIFMGPYAQMESVYSEMAEWIIKNGFIPTGVVYEHYYNGPEFPESQHLTKIVMPLKNPE, from the coding sequence ATGCCAAGGGTATCTACGATCGGAATACTGAAACGGAGCGAACAGTCAACGCTTGTAGTACGTGCAACGACGAGCGTTCAAAATCTACCCGGACTGATAGGAAAGAGCTACGGAGAGATCACGGCTTATCTCGGCGAACTGGGAGAATTTCCGGCAGATATCCCATTCGTTGCCTATCACAACATGGATACGCAAAATCTCGATGTCGAGATAGGTTTTCCCGTCTCATCGAAACTTCCCGGAAGGGGTGATATCGTTCAGGGATCGATTCCCGAGGGCTTGAACGTTTTCTCTATCTTTATGGGTCCTTATGCCCAGATGGAATCGGTGTACAGCGAGATGGCCGAATGGATAATAAAGAACGGATTCATTCCCACCGGAGTAGTTTATGAGCATTATTATAACGGTCCAGAATTTCCAGAAAGCCAGCACCTCACAAAGATAGTAATGCCCCTTAAAAATCCTGAATAA
- a CDS encoding DeoR/GlpR family DNA-binding transcription regulator, giving the protein MLTDERKLKIVDFLKRHQAATTEELVNHFAVSGSTIRRDLDSLAKMKLIVRTHNGAMILAPNVDRSFAVSYNIMKDEKRQIAKAAAKLINEKDFVAISGGSTAYYLAEQLISSPIGDLTILTNSINIMTLILESNKSFDLIVAGGVPMKGSYECVGEITLSTIRRFNIDKFFMGVNGISIEGGISFNNQEEAAVAREICNRSSKVIVIADSTKFGITKRMKVMDIEDVDIFVTDKLDKKRKEEFEKVIRTLITN; this is encoded by the coding sequence ATGCTCACAGATGAAAGAAAACTGAAGATAGTTGATTTCTTAAAGAGGCACCAGGCAGCAACTACCGAAGAACTTGTAAATCACTTCGCCGTATCTGGTAGCACCATCAGGCGAGATCTAGATTCACTTGCGAAGATGAAGCTTATAGTTCGAACTCACAACGGTGCAATGATATTGGCTCCAAACGTTGATAGAAGTTTCGCAGTTTCGTACAACATAATGAAAGACGAGAAACGACAGATAGCAAAAGCTGCAGCGAAACTTATAAATGAGAAAGATTTTGTGGCAATCAGTGGCGGTTCAACTGCTTACTATCTTGCTGAACAGCTAATAAGCTCGCCCATTGGAGACCTAACAATACTCACAAACTCTATTAATATTATGACGCTGATATTAGAGAGTAACAAATCATTCGATTTGATCGTGGCGGGTGGAGTGCCTATGAAGGGCTCTTATGAATGCGTCGGGGAGATAACTCTGAGCACAATCAGGCGTTTTAACATAGATAAGTTCTTTATGGGCGTCAACGGAATATCAATCGAAGGGGGAATTTCCTTTAACAATCAAGAAGAAGCGGCTGTTGCTAGAGAAATCTGTAACCGGTCGAGTAAGGTTATAGTGATTGCCGATAGCACGAAATTTGGGATCACAAAGAGAATGAAGGTAATGGACATTGAAGATGTGGACATTTTCGTTACCGACAAGCTTGATAAGAAGCGAAAGGAGGAATTTGAAAAGGTAATCCGCACATTAATAACTAATTAA
- a CDS encoding extracellular solute-binding protein, with translation MKRTILVMMIMVLVSVFAFAVSLENKLIIYTCHGEEMPGAFKQYFEEAYPGVTVEFLAMGAQDMYDRVKAERSNPQADILWGGPTNIFLLEKQDGLLEKYVPSFDRSVPKEYKDVDGFFYGQFLTPPAIVYNTETLAEKDVPQDWDDLLDPKYKGQITIRYPLASGTMRTVYSAMIWRYYKVDGNPQRGYEWLKKLDANTKDYTSHSSVMFTNLVRGLAKISIWNFSDAMLQKTLNGYPFGVVLPKSGTPVIVDNIAIVKNAKHPEAAKAFVEFVGTKQSSVMMAHQYFRIPVRTDVDKAVLPSWMKVEIVPMDIDWVAFAELSPMWMEYWDENIKGRGN, from the coding sequence ATGAAGAGAACGATTCTGGTTATGATGATTATGGTTCTGGTATCTGTTTTTGCGTTTGCAGTATCTCTTGAAAACAAGCTGATCATCTACACCTGCCATGGTGAAGAAATGCCCGGGGCCTTCAAGCAGTACTTTGAAGAGGCTTATCCCGGTGTAACCGTTGAGTTCCTGGCGATGGGTGCTCAAGACATGTATGACCGCGTCAAAGCCGAACGCAGCAATCCCCAGGCGGATATTCTATGGGGTGGACCGACAAATATCTTCCTGCTTGAAAAGCAAGATGGACTACTCGAGAAGTATGTTCCATCTTTTGACAGATCTGTTCCTAAAGAGTATAAAGACGTCGATGGGTTTTTCTACGGTCAATTCCTTACACCTCCAGCGATAGTCTATAACACTGAAACTCTTGCCGAAAAGGATGTGCCTCAAGACTGGGACGACTTACTAGATCCAAAGTACAAGGGTCAAATAACGATACGCTATCCTCTAGCTTCGGGAACGATGAGAACGGTTTACTCTGCGATGATATGGAGGTACTACAAAGTCGATGGCAATCCCCAGAGAGGTTACGAATGGCTTAAAAAGCTCGATGCAAATACCAAAGATTACACTTCACACTCTTCGGTAATGTTCACGAACCTTGTCAGGGGACTTGCCAAGATAAGCATATGGAACTTCTCGGATGCAATGCTACAGAAAACTCTGAATGGATATCCATTCGGTGTTGTACTCCCCAAAAGTGGAACTCCTGTAATAGTAGACAATATAGCTATTGTAAAGAACGCCAAGCACCCTGAAGCTGCAAAGGCTTTTGTCGAATTCGTCGGGACGAAACAGTCATCAGTGATGATGGCACACCAGTATTTCAGAATACCTGTAAGAACCGATGTCGATAAGGCGGTTCTTCCTTCATGGATGAAGGTCGAGATAGTGCCCATGGACATCGATTGGGTGGCTTTTGCTGAACTCTCCCCAATGTGGATGGAGTACTGGGACGAGAACATAAAGGGAAGAGGCAACTGA
- a CDS encoding ABC transporter ATP-binding protein gives MAKVTFKNVSKRFEKVIAVDNVNFHINDGEFFTLLGPSGCGKTTTLRMVAGFYYPSDGKVFFNDRDVTYLVPEARNTGMVFQNYALFPHMTVYENIAYGLQVRKIKGKIMKDKIYDVLNLVQMNGYENRKIAQLSGGQQQRVALARALVIRPDILLLDEPLSNLDTKLRKTTSEELRKLQKQLGITAIYVTHDQEEAFSVSDRVAVLNLGKIHQIDSPTRIFNYPEDRFVAEFLGNVNLFEATVSTIDSENITLSVPFSERAIVASRARQRQDWTFAISEKVDVMIHTNQLQLVKKSEGTNHITGRLLMKMFNGLIWNFDVETVNVQWRVSQFNYATVNYSDFVTGREASLYLPPREIYLIKRREGV, from the coding sequence ATGGCCAAAGTCACTTTTAAAAACGTCTCGAAGAGATTTGAAAAAGTTATCGCCGTCGATAATGTGAACTTCCACATAAACGACGGTGAGTTTTTCACTCTTCTGGGCCCTTCCGGTTGCGGTAAGACGACTACTCTTAGAATGGTTGCTGGTTTCTACTACCCCAGTGATGGGAAAGTCTTCTTCAACGATAGGGATGTTACTTATCTTGTTCCCGAAGCCAGGAATACAGGAATGGTTTTTCAGAACTACGCTTTGTTTCCTCATATGACAGTGTATGAGAACATAGCGTACGGGCTTCAAGTAAGAAAAATTAAAGGGAAGATTATGAAAGATAAGATATATGATGTTCTGAATCTAGTTCAGATGAACGGTTACGAAAACAGGAAGATCGCTCAGCTCTCGGGTGGACAACAGCAGCGCGTTGCACTTGCAAGAGCTTTGGTGATAAGACCCGATATTCTTCTGCTGGATGAACCTCTCTCCAATTTGGACACAAAACTGAGGAAAACCACTTCTGAAGAGCTCAGAAAGCTTCAGAAACAACTCGGTATAACTGCAATATACGTAACTCATGATCAGGAAGAAGCCTTCTCCGTTTCGGATAGAGTCGCTGTCTTGAACCTTGGCAAAATTCATCAGATTGATTCTCCAACGAGGATATTCAACTATCCTGAAGACAGGTTTGTAGCAGAATTCCTCGGTAACGTCAACCTATTCGAAGCCACAGTATCAACAATAGATAGCGAAAATATAACTCTGTCTGTTCCATTCTCTGAAAGAGCCATCGTTGCGAGCAGAGCGAGACAGCGACAGGATTGGACTTTCGCCATTTCGGAGAAAGTTGACGTGATGATCCACACAAACCAGTTGCAGCTGGTGAAGAAATCCGAAGGGACTAATCACATTACCGGACGACTGCTTATGAAAATGTTCAATGGGTTGATCTGGAATTTTGACGTTGAAACGGTTAATGTGCAATGGCGAGTCTCTCAATTCAACTATGCAACCGTGAACTACTCTGATTTCGTAACCGGTCGGGAGGCTTCTCTATACCTTCCTCCAAGGGAGATTTATCTAATCAAGCGGAGGGAAGGGGTATGA
- a CDS encoding ABC transporter permease yields MKLLSRERFRYWTALPLFAVLVGYILYPLIRVFIESLTDRSGNLSLANYIAFFDPQRPSNIEALLTSLGLAFASVLVAALVGVPLAFLLTKYRFPGSRILSSLVIIPMVFPPLISVLAYIFLYGEAGFIPRGLQNLFGLSSPPFYIKGIGGILVIHAYTMFIYFYMLTSSALKKIDSSIDEAARNLGGKFWFRFRKITFPLITPGLVGASLLVFMIAMASFSAPFLLGGRNRFLSLQIYISKLNGNMEMAATQSTILALICFIFLLFIRYVSQKRDYKMVSKGVSNATSDIKSRLGKWGAMTISILILIMLSLPQVTLLIISLVPIGTWTHQTFPPKYSFINYIEIFSNPRFFNSIKNSLIMSSIATLVAVIIGSLVAYFLSKKDFKSRWAMEILAMLPWALPGTIIAINLIITFNRPTFLTGGQILVGTYFILPIAYMIRNIPLLVRSTFAVFEQLDESLEEAGRNLGGNWFYVFRRVIFPNILPGIISGALLTLVANIGEFTSSVMLYTYHNKPMSMEILDQMQRFNFGAAAALGILQVVLMAAVMLITNRYLGNKRGAVVYF; encoded by the coding sequence ATGAAGCTTCTTTCAAGAGAGAGATTTCGCTACTGGACCGCACTCCCGCTTTTTGCAGTGCTCGTGGGTTATATTCTTTATCCGCTGATCCGTGTTTTTATTGAAAGTCTTACAGACAGATCGGGAAATCTGTCGCTTGCCAACTACATAGCCTTCTTCGATCCACAGCGTCCATCAAACATAGAAGCTCTACTTACAAGTCTTGGGCTTGCCTTTGCTTCTGTTCTGGTAGCGGCTCTGGTAGGAGTTCCTCTTGCTTTCCTTCTAACTAAGTATCGCTTCCCTGGAAGCAGGATATTGTCAAGTCTCGTGATTATTCCGATGGTCTTTCCTCCTCTTATTAGCGTTTTGGCCTATATATTCCTTTACGGCGAAGCTGGTTTTATACCTCGCGGCCTGCAGAATCTGTTTGGCTTGAGCAGCCCACCATTCTACATAAAGGGAATCGGAGGCATTCTAGTCATACATGCATATACAATGTTCATTTACTTTTATATGCTAACCTCTTCAGCTTTGAAAAAGATCGATTCATCAATAGATGAAGCTGCCAGAAATCTCGGAGGTAAGTTCTGGTTCAGATTCCGAAAGATAACCTTTCCCCTCATCACACCGGGTCTGGTAGGAGCTTCCTTACTAGTCTTCATGATAGCAATGGCCTCATTCAGTGCACCGTTTCTACTTGGCGGCAGAAATAGATTTCTCAGTCTGCAAATATACATTTCTAAACTCAACGGGAACATGGAAATGGCCGCAACGCAATCAACGATACTGGCCTTAATATGTTTTATCTTCCTTTTATTTATTAGATATGTTTCTCAAAAAAGAGACTATAAGATGGTTTCAAAAGGTGTAAGCAATGCCACTTCAGATATTAAGAGCAGGTTAGGAAAGTGGGGAGCAATGACAATATCTATCTTGATTCTTATTATGTTGAGTCTTCCCCAGGTGACTCTCCTTATAATTTCGCTTGTACCAATTGGCACATGGACGCACCAGACTTTTCCTCCGAAATACTCTTTTATCAACTACATTGAGATCTTCAGTAATCCGAGATTCTTCAATTCTATAAAGAATAGCCTTATAATGTCTTCGATAGCCACTCTTGTTGCAGTAATTATCGGCAGTCTCGTAGCATATTTCCTTTCGAAGAAAGATTTTAAGTCTCGCTGGGCAATGGAAATTCTTGCCATGCTTCCCTGGGCCCTTCCGGGAACCATCATCGCAATCAACCTCATAATAACATTTAACAGACCCACCTTCCTTACCGGTGGTCAAATCCTTGTAGGCACATATTTCATCTTGCCTATTGCATATATGATAAGGAACATACCTCTTCTGGTAAGGTCGACGTTTGCAGTTTTTGAACAGCTAGACGAATCTCTCGAAGAGGCCGGAAGAAATCTTGGAGGGAACTGGTTCTATGTGTTTAGAAGGGTGATTTTCCCAAACATTCTACCCGGAATAATCTCCGGGGCGTTGCTAACTCTTGTGGCAAATATTGGAGAATTCACCTCTTCGGTAATGCTCTATACTTACCATAACAAACCGATGTCGATGGAAATTCTCGACCAGATGCAGAGATTCAACTTTGGTGCTGCAGCAGCACTCGGAATTCTTCAAGTAGTACTGATGGCAGCTGTAATGCTTATTACAAACAGGTACCTCGGAAACAAGCGAGGTGCGGTGGTCTACTTCTAG
- a CDS encoding amidohydrolase family protein — MPYNGFRILDFHAHFPTNSGERLNASLEDEYLDRFDSEKLKHLSALGYATEKKRWAAWNMQPPFKERLEDTEIMKLWDEDRKNKNIDEIVFVTGGGNENLSALVSAYENFSGFAHHSPEEKDAPLKLEKAIKDFGLKGYKILAPTVGIPLNDRRFFSLWQKAEELKIPVLIHFGIFGGGAGYAGRLNCNPLILEDVAKGFPYLNFVIPHFGAGYMRELLLLGWSCPNIYTDTSGSNQWIKWLPYEMDKKTVLRRFIETFGTRRVIFGTDSSFLPRGFIIDYLKEWMIIVNELNLKDGDIADIFYNNGHRLIYGGE; from the coding sequence ATGCCCTATAACGGTTTTAGAATACTCGATTTTCACGCTCACTTTCCTACAAACTCTGGAGAGAGGCTTAATGCTTCGCTCGAGGATGAGTATCTCGATAGATTCGACAGCGAAAAACTGAAACACCTTTCAGCGCTTGGTTATGCTACTGAAAAAAAGAGGTGGGCGGCCTGGAACATGCAACCTCCTTTCAAGGAGAGGCTTGAGGATACCGAGATTATGAAATTGTGGGATGAGGACAGAAAAAATAAGAACATTGATGAAATAGTCTTTGTTACTGGGGGTGGAAATGAGAACCTCTCGGCACTTGTAAGCGCATACGAGAATTTCTCCGGTTTTGCCCATCATAGTCCTGAAGAAAAGGATGCTCCACTCAAGCTCGAAAAAGCAATAAAGGATTTTGGTCTGAAGGGATACAAGATTCTCGCTCCCACAGTTGGGATACCTCTTAACGACAGACGCTTCTTCTCTTTGTGGCAGAAGGCCGAAGAACTAAAGATTCCAGTTCTTATTCACTTTGGCATCTTCGGAGGCGGGGCTGGCTACGCAGGAAGGCTGAACTGCAATCCTCTAATTCTAGAGGATGTTGCGAAAGGTTTTCCTTATTTGAATTTCGTTATTCCTCACTTTGGAGCTGGATATATGAGGGAACTTCTTTTACTTGGATGGAGCTGCCCTAACATCTATACGGATACATCAGGCTCCAATCAGTGGATCAAATGGTTACCCTACGAAATGGACAAAAAAACTGTTCTCCGTAGGTTTATAGAAACTTTCGGTACGAGAAGGGTAATATTCGGCACTGACTCCTCATTCCTTCCGAGAGGTTTCATAATCGATTATCTCAAAGAATGGATGATTATCGTGAATGAATTAAATTTGAAAGATGGCGATATTGCAGATATATTCTACAACAACGGCCATCGTCTCATATATGGTGGTGAGTAG
- the melA gene encoding alpha-galactosidase codes for MKISIIGAGSIIFTRKLIKDLLSYPDLRNVKISLMDIDSERLDITGKIVEELIIEAGSNTRIVKTTDLESAVEKSDFVINTVQIGGQAATEIDFDIPEKYGLKQTIADTHGVGGIFRFLRTVPFLRKLVSVVERKAPGALLINFTNPMSMCMWYIKSISDQPAIGLCHSVPHTVRQIAGYIGLDSRDINFSIAGINHMAWVLELSDGGRDLYPLLREAMENPAISAMDPVRFDIMKRFSYFVTESSEHMSEYVPFYIKNPAEIDRLKIPIREYLKRLERHAKAYEIYKDVYIKGLTYRKSEGEILYPQYFGAETSAEEATKEYAIEIIDSLVNSHTREVYAIVENRGAIENLPFTAQVEVPCIVNGNGIRPVCIGALPTQLAALNMSQIQVQQLAVKGALEGSKDCIKYALMLDPLASSILTTKEISDMTEELFQAHAVYLDEIFN; via the coding sequence TTGAAGATATCTATAATCGGTGCCGGAAGTATAATATTCACCAGAAAACTCATTAAAGACTTGCTTTCGTACCCTGATCTGCGTAATGTAAAGATCTCTCTAATGGATATAGACAGCGAAAGGCTTGATATCACCGGAAAGATCGTTGAAGAGCTAATTATAGAAGCCGGAAGTAACACTAGGATTGTCAAGACAACCGATCTGGAAAGCGCTGTCGAGAAATCGGATTTTGTAATCAACACTGTACAGATTGGTGGTCAGGCCGCCACAGAGATTGACTTCGACATCCCCGAAAAGTACGGCCTCAAACAGACTATAGCCGATACACACGGTGTCGGTGGTATCTTTAGATTCTTGAGAACAGTTCCTTTCTTGAGAAAACTGGTAAGCGTAGTAGAGAGAAAGGCACCGGGAGCTCTATTGATAAACTTCACGAACCCTATGTCTATGTGTATGTGGTATATAAAGTCTATCAGCGACCAGCCAGCAATTGGATTGTGTCATTCAGTGCCACATACAGTGAGGCAGATAGCTGGATACATTGGCCTTGATAGCCGCGATATCAACTTCTCAATTGCAGGTATTAATCACATGGCCTGGGTTTTAGAACTCTCAGACGGAGGAAGAGACCTGTATCCATTATTAAGAGAAGCAATGGAGAATCCGGCAATCTCCGCTATGGATCCAGTCCGTTTCGATATAATGAAGAGATTCTCATACTTCGTTACGGAATCATCCGAGCACATGTCCGAATATGTGCCGTTCTACATAAAGAATCCTGCGGAAATCGACAGGTTGAAGATTCCCATTCGCGAATACCTGAAACGCCTTGAGAGACATGCAAAAGCCTACGAAATCTACAAAGATGTGTATATAAAGGGATTGACTTATAGAAAAAGTGAGGGGGAAATCCTTTACCCGCAATACTTCGGCGCAGAGACTAGCGCCGAAGAGGCGACAAAGGAATATGCTATTGAGATAATCGACTCGCTTGTGAATTCCCACACACGCGAAGTTTACGCAATTGTAGAGAACAGAGGAGCTATCGAGAATCTTCCCTTTACTGCACAGGTCGAAGTTCCATGTATCGTCAACGGGAATGGGATAAGACCCGTCTGCATTGGAGCGCTTCCCACTCAGCTAGCAGCCCTGAATATGTCACAGATTCAGGTACAGCAACTTGCTGTCAAGGGCGCGCTGGAAGGGTCGAAAGATTGCATAAAGTATGCGCTGATGCTTGACCCCCTGGCATCTTCCATACTGACAACAAAAGAGATTTCCGATATGACAGAAGAGCTGTTCCAGGCGCATGCTGTCTATCTTGACGAAATTTTTAATTGA
- a CDS encoding SIS domain-containing protein, whose protein sequence is MITKKEILEQPQKHKIVAARYSDLARPLIDLINHTNPKSIDFVGCGTSYFLAMGCSMQLERLSRGKIRSSFYSGSEIMLGLKRPAKNSLLVGLSRSGSSSETILALQKGRSIGNTTASITCEPGSEMRGVSDISVELDFINEEAIVMTKSFTSMAFFVSALARELFVPEHLDDYLLAIPESSSITLENSRKLINGYYIFDINHFVFLGYEEYFAASMEGLIKVTESSLIEADCYQTLEYRHGPKSKVRRETLAVISVNPLATNEELSVAKEIDLLGGKSIIISGEHMPEFDQINTFYHGKDFGDWFLRVIPLQLLGIEKALAKKLDPDNPKNLTKVVRL, encoded by the coding sequence TTGATAACAAAAAAGGAAATTCTTGAACAACCGCAGAAACATAAAATTGTTGCAGCGAGATACAGTGATCTCGCCAGGCCTTTAATAGATCTAATAAATCATACTAACCCTAAATCTATCGACTTTGTCGGATGTGGGACTTCTTATTTTCTCGCCATGGGCTGCTCAATGCAACTTGAAAGGCTCTCACGAGGAAAAATTAGATCGTCTTTCTATAGTGGTTCGGAGATAATGCTAGGTCTGAAACGTCCGGCGAAAAATAGTCTGCTGGTTGGGCTATCCAGATCAGGTTCATCTTCGGAGACTATATTGGCTCTACAAAAAGGTCGTTCAATAGGAAACACAACCGCTTCGATAACATGCGAACCGGGAAGCGAGATGCGAGGAGTATCAGATATCTCCGTTGAACTTGATTTTATCAATGAAGAGGCCATAGTGATGACGAAGTCCTTCACGTCTATGGCCTTTTTCGTGAGTGCTCTTGCTCGGGAGTTATTCGTTCCAGAACATCTGGATGATTATCTTCTGGCAATTCCAGAGTCTTCAAGTATCACTCTTGAAAACTCCCGGAAACTCATTAATGGTTACTACATCTTCGATATAAACCATTTTGTTTTTCTGGGTTACGAAGAGTATTTTGCGGCTTCAATGGAAGGACTGATAAAAGTGACAGAATCATCTCTTATAGAGGCCGACTGCTACCAAACACTCGAATATAGACATGGTCCGAAATCGAAGGTAAGACGCGAAACACTGGCGGTAATCTCCGTGAACCCTCTGGCGACCAACGAAGAATTGTCTGTGGCAAAAGAGATAGATCTTCTTGGCGGAAAATCAATCATAATCTCCGGCGAACATATGCCTGAATTTGATCAGATAAACACGTTCTACCATGGAAAGGATTTTGGTGATTGGTTTCTCAGAGTAATACCCCTCCAGTTGTTAGGCATAGAGAAGGCCCTGGCTAAAAAGCTTGATCCAGATAACCCAAAAAATCTGACAAAGGTTGTAAGACTATAA
- a CDS encoding BadF/BadG/BcrA/BcrD ATPase family protein, whose amino-acid sequence MEYFLGVDGGGTHTRSLVVSEDLSVIGSGFAGPADILSMGKDSVRNNLVHAIEASLASVNISIEQIVSSCFGMPTYLDGVGTDEAINSLIKKVFPGLTVIVNDVQLALEASFPMKSGAIMLSGTGAMLMFRNASNEIHRIDGWGELAGDMGSGYYIGLKALQTAFKQFDGRIKNKKLLEAIMREIGVFDIREVINHSFNGSRKLVASLSKIVCSVANEEDAISKALLEDATNELLITIFAVKDLTDSLPIEIALSGGVFKCSYLRERVEKTILADKDLKLVNSEFDNIWGAIFLAISNVKDRRFLQDFIDKLRSLSAHHK is encoded by the coding sequence ATGGAATATTTTCTAGGTGTAGATGGCGGGGGTACCCACACAAGGTCGCTAGTTGTTTCGGAAGACCTATCGGTAATCGGCAGTGGTTTTGCTGGTCCGGCAGATATCCTAAGTATGGGCAAGGATAGTGTCCGTAATAACCTAGTGCATGCGATTGAAGCTTCTCTTGCTAGTGTAAACATAAGCATCGAACAGATAGTGAGCTCATGTTTCGGTATGCCAACTTACTTGGACGGTGTTGGTACGGACGAAGCTATTAACTCTCTTATAAAAAAGGTATTCCCTGGACTTACTGTAATTGTGAACGATGTTCAACTCGCACTTGAAGCCTCATTCCCGATGAAAAGTGGTGCGATAATGCTCAGCGGCACAGGTGCCATGCTCATGTTTAGGAACGCATCCAATGAGATTCATAGAATAGATGGTTGGGGAGAACTAGCTGGTGATATGGGAAGCGGTTACTATATAGGCCTCAAAGCACTGCAAACAGCATTCAAACAATTTGATGGAAGGATCAAAAACAAGAAACTTTTAGAAGCAATCATGAGAGAAATTGGTGTTTTTGATATAAGAGAGGTAATAAATCATAGCTTTAACGGTTCAAGAAAACTCGTGGCAAGCCTTTCAAAAATTGTGTGTTCTGTTGCCAATGAAGAAGATGCTATCTCAAAGGCGCTTCTGGAAGATGCTACCAACGAACTTCTGATTACTATTTTTGCAGTTAAGGATCTCACAGATTCTCTGCCAATTGAAATTGCCCTCTCTGGTGGCGTCTTTAAGTGTTCTTATCTAAGAGAAAGAGTTGAGAAAACAATTCTGGCAGATAAAGATCTGAAACTTGTGAATTCGGAGTTTGACAACATATGGGGAGCAATCTTCCTCGCAATAAGCAATGTAAAAGATCGGAGATTTTTGCAAGATTTCATCGATAAACTCAGGAGTTTATCAGCACATCATAAATAG